One window from the genome of Oryza glaberrima chromosome 3, OglaRS2, whole genome shotgun sequence encodes:
- the LOC127767409 gene encoding expansin-A19, producing MGNIFLQLLAVVALCIAPARSDWLPGTATFYGGADGSGTMGGACGYGNLYDQGYGINNAALSTPLFNDGASCGQCYLIICDYSKAPDWCKLGKAITVTGTNYCPPNYDLPYGGWCNATRPHFDMSQPAWENIGIYSAGIIPILYQQVKCWRYGGVRFTINGFNYFELVLVTNMAGSGSIASMSVKGSCTGWIQMTRNWGANWQCLAGLAGQALSFNVTSTGGQTIVFDDAVPAGWSFGQTFSTYHQFDY from the exons ATGGGGAACATTTTCCTGCAGCTGCTCGCCGTTGTTGCACTCTGCATTGCACCGGCGAGGTCGGACTGGCTCCCGGGCACCGCCACGTtctacggcggcgccgacggctcCGGCACCATGG GTGGTGCGTGCGGGTACGGGAACCTGTACGACCAGGGGTACGGCATCAACAACGCAGCGCTGAGCACGCCGCTGTTCAACGACGGCGCGTCGTGCGGGCAGTGCTACCTCATCATCTGCGACTACAGCAAGGCGCCCGACTGGTGCAAGCTCGGCAAGGCGATCACCGTGACGGGCACCAACTACTGTCCGCCCAACTATGACCTCCCATACGGCGGCTGGTGCAACGCGACCCGCCCTCACTTCGACATGTCCCAACCTGCCTGGGAGAACATTGGCATCTACAGCGCCGGCATCATCCCCATCCTCTACCAACA GGTGAAGTGCTGGAGGTACGGGGGCGTGAGGTTCACCATCAACGGGTTCAACTACTTCGAGCTGGTGCTGGTGACCAACATGGCCGGGAGCGGGTCGATCGCGAGCATGTCGGTGAAGGGGTCATGCACGGGGTGGATCCAGATGACGAGGAATTGGGGCGCCAATTGGCAGTGTCTCGCTGGACTGGCCGGACAGGCGCTCAGCTTCAATGTCACCTCCACCGGTGGCCAGACCATCGTCTTCGACGATGCCGTGCCGGCGGGGTGGTCGTTCGGCCAAACATTCAGCACCTACCACCAATTCGACTACTAA
- the LOC127767408 gene encoding expansin-A18, whose protein sequence is MGNIVLQLLAILALCIAPARSGWLQGTATFYGGADGSGTMGGACGYGNLYDQGYGINNAALSTPLFNNGASCGQCYLIICNYDKAPSGCRMGTAITVTGTNFCPPNYDLPYGGWCNTTRPHFDMSQPAWENIGIYSAGIVPILYQQVKCWRSGGVRFTITGLNYFELVLVTNMAGSGSIASMSVKGSSTGWIQMSRNWGANWQCLAGLAGQALSFTVTSTGGQTIVFDSVVPAGWSFGQTFSTYQQFDY, encoded by the exons ATGGGGAACATTGTCCTGCAGCTGCTCGCCATTCTTGCACTCTGCATTGCACCGGCGAGGTCCGGCTGGCTCCAGGGCACCGCCACGTtctacggcggcgccgacggctcCGGCACCATGg GTGGTGCGTGCGGGTACGGGAATCTGTACGACCAGGGCTACGGCATCAATAACGCGGCGCTGAGCACGCCGCTGTTCAACAACGGGGCGTCGTGCGGGCAATGTTACCTCATCATCTGCAACTACGACAAGGCGCCCAGCGGGTGCAGGATGGGCACGGCGATCACCGTGACGGGCACCAACTTCTGCCCGCCCAACTATGACCTCCCCTACGGCGGCTGGTGCAACACGACCCGCCCTCACTTCGACATGTCCCAGCCCGCCTGGGAGAACATTGGCATCTACAGCGCTGGCATCGTCCCGATTCTCTACCAACA GGTGAAGTGCTGGAGAAGCGGGGGAGTGAGATTCACCATCACCGGGTTGAACTACTTCGAGCTGGTGTTGGTGACGAACATGGCCGGGAGCGGGTCGATCGCGAGCATGTCGGTGAAGGGCTCAAGCACGGGGTGGATTCAGATGTCGAGGAATTGGGGCGCCAATTGGCAGTGTCTCGCCGGACTGGCTGGTCAGGCGCTCAGTTTCACCGTCACCTCCACCGGCGGCCAGACCATCGTCTTCGACAGCGTCGTGCCGGCGGGGTGGTCGTTCGGGCAAACCTTCAGCACCTACCAGCAGTTCGACTACTAA